GGTAACTCGTCATCTTGATAGCAAAAAAAGAACACCAGACTAACGAACTGGGGTAGGGTGATTCTGCGGTCCCTGAAAGACTTTCTGATCGTTCGTATGTCATGCAACTTTGTTGGTATAACAAGAAAGAGCACGTTGCAGTTGCATGTCGCGTTACAACTAGGGAATGGTTCCATAACTGGTCCTGTTTCGGTCCGGAGCAGTTCTTTTCTGCCAGGATCATGGAAAAACAAATGTCTTGTTCGTATCCAGGATATCAACTGCGACATTTGAATTGCTCATCACATGCAGATAATGCTATGATGaacccctttttttatttactgCAACAAATGTATCCCTAGGGCATGGCATTAGTCAAGAATGATCTCTTTAGTTTTAACTGTTCGAGGCCAGAATGATGTATCTGTCTACAGAGAAATCGGCCACTTACCAGAACCAATATCTAGCAAACTTTGCAGCACGGATTTAAATCTCTTGTGCCCCGGTCACTGATCCACAGGCGACACTTACTTAATTACAGGTGGAGTTGATTTTGCTGGTGCTGGCAGTTTGGCCAACAGACCAAGATGCCGGAAGCTGAAGGTACATTGCCTGAGTTGATTATGCAGCCGAActtataataatttcttttcccaTTAGAACACCCcgattgaattttttatttgtgcaaGATGGTTACAAAGTTTCTTCTGTTACGTCGAATTGCAGGAAGATTGGCATATTCCTAGCACTCACGCGAAGGAGAACACTGGGAAAGCAAATCTGGAGGATTATGGCCCAGTCGATCCGGTTCCAAGCTCAAAGGCGTCGATAAGGCCTGGACCAATCGACCACGGCACTCCTCTCATGCCATTCATACCAAAGCCTTCACCTCCTAGTCCCACCGAGAATGGCGGGTGAGTTGGATCAGCCAAAGAAAGAGCTGCTGCTTCTGTGCTGGGTTTATTTCAACTTAGGTACACTCGGAGAATCTAGCATGCGTCATCTAAAACATATCCATCCTGTGTAATCTTAACTAAGTAGTCTAGTTATTATGTGCATTACGTTGGCATGAGTACATGTTCGTACCCTTTGATGTACATGATGATCTCCAATAACATCGGGGGCGCGGCGTCCCTGATTTGTAGAAGCCAAGACGTGTGCTTAGGTGCTCAGATAACATAGTATATCGCCGTCAGCTCACCAATGGACACGGCCCGGTTTCCTTGTTCCTTCTTAATGCGGATTGGATGGGAGGACTTTAGTCCATCAACCTAGTTACTACTTCATTCACCGACTTAATTGAGCGACAAGTTTTTATCACTTCTTTCCTTAGTGAACATGTTTTTATCTCCAAGCAGAACGGGCCAGGCCCAAATCTAGGCCTATTGGTAGCCGAATCAAGAGGCACTCGAAACATGTGGTAGGCCCTCGCTTGCAGCACTGACTTCTACATCTATGCAAGCTCTCATGGAGCACTAAATTGCAGCCACTCGAGTAAGTTTTTTGGCGGCGATTCGTGTCGATCAGAGAGACGACGCAAAGCTACGATATATCATAATAGGGTGTCGATCAGAGAGACGCAAAGCCACGATACATTATAATAGGACTAGATAgagtatgataaaaaaattcatgaattttactATATCCTATTATTTGAATCAGTATTAAAACTGAATACTTACATATCCTGCCATGTCCATTCTTATAAACAAATGTGGTAAGGTAAGAATTTCTCGTGATTCATTGTTATAGAAATAACAAATGATCTTTATAAATCAATCTAGGATTATTGTATGATCTATAGCAAATAAGCTCATTCAGCATTTCGGAGCTACAATTTCAACTATAACAAAAAATGTAAACGAATACCAACAACATCGATGAGATAGATCAGCTAATGAATGCTAAATTTAGTAAAAGAGAGAAAGTATCGTGATTCACTTTCGCAATTCCAAAAAATACAGTGCTTGCACTCTCTTGCCACTTTCGTGAAACTTCAACACAAACCTTAGAGCTAGGGAGGAGGAGTTTAGTAGACTTTTGACTTAAATTAGAGAGCTATAGAGGAGAAAGAGTTGACTCTCGAATCTATTTTATCATGGAACTTTACCTTGTTTTTACATgatttatataaaattattaggACCTATACAAGCCAAACTGGTCTTGAGTTCTTCATTGAAAAACGTTTCCCAGAGTCTCATCCACGTCATGTTAAAGTTTCACGATTTTTTGATCTAATTTACTTGATGAATGCCCTTGATTTCTATAAACAGGCGAGTTATCctttttctatcaattttggatgaactctcttttgtaaCCCATCCTTTTGAACTAGTACCGCCGATTAAATGTTTTCTATCATTTCTCTGGCTTACGAAGGATAGTTGATGGTGGACACCAAACTATTTCTGTACATTAACTCAATGGATGGCatgtttaaattgaattattaaattGCTGCACCATGGTATGAGTGTGTTATTGGAAATGTCGTTGGTCCTTGGGACAACAATACCCCAAGTTGTAATAGGGATGCTTGAAGGGATAATTGAGTTCCTTTGGACGCCTAGGGGGTGTAACACAGTTTCCCCAAATGTCCTCGCAATACCGGATAGGTGTGAGATGCTCGAGGGGTAACAAGATTCCCTGGAGGATGGTGACAACTAATTCACAGCAAATATGATCATTgacattttcagattttatttAAGCTTTGCTTGTTTGCTGATTTCAAAGGAAACGTTTTTCACTTGCTATGTTGATTTTAGAAAAGGTTCTCAAGCAAGTTGATATCATAACTATCTTATATAtttgggaaaaagccaccaaaaatcttaaattttgcccaaaatgacaaatttacctcgaacttttttttttatatgaaaaaccccaaactttgctaACCGTAACACATTCACCCCAATCTTTtttcatgacacaaaaaaacccgaatttatatccatttgacacatttactctaaactatagggtattttcgtcttttactttttactctaaactatAGGGCCTACCATTGGGCCCAGTACTAATTGGGTTCGTTGCCATCTACGCATGGATTGGTGAGCGTCTGATGGGGACACTCCCACTCTCGGACGTTGCCATCTACGCATGGATCGGCGGGCATCTGGTGGGATCACTCCACTCTCAGGCAGTGACGATGATGGAAACAGCGAGGTCGAGGAGGACGAGGGCAGGAGGATGAGGAGagcattttttaaaagaccagCGAGTGCGGTTTGAACACGTTAGACAACCTTGTAGATAGACAATATCATGGTCGAAGTGATATAATTAATGGAAATTTTGGTACAATCCGAAATAGTAATATTTTTGGCTGATCTTAGTGTACTTGATTTAGGTCGCCAAAAGTATATAAataagaaggaaatgaaaattgcatggttttATATTTTCGCATGCATTCCTTTGATGCCATATGTGCTAGATTGTGATTATACACTTCCGAGTGcctaaaaaggggaaaaagttGGAGAGTTACGTTAACTGTGACGTTCTAGGAGCATCGATATAAACTTTATATCCACCTCCATCTCACCTCCTTCAGAAACTAATTTTCTCTAGGCCATACTTCCTCTTTCTCCGACCTTATCCTGTGTTGGGTGGGGACCGAACACGAAATACGATAATTTTTATTACATCCCGACTTTAATCATGACGACGTCATACACTTCAACGACGAATTCTACCCCCGTGGagtcgccttttttttttcccctctccttCCATCCCAGTTGGACAGACCAGACTAAAGTAATCCAAAATCATCGTTTTCGAGTATCGCATGCGTGGATACATATACTTGGTTTTGTTTTGTGGGAGTCAAAGGGACGTTTAGACGAGACGGAGGGATCGGGTGGGATAAAATAATACAAGGGTTGAATATCCCCAATTGATTCCGAGAGGGCGCACGCCCCCTGATCGAAGGGGCCACTGGAATCTCGCACTCCACCACCCTTTTcatacaaataaaataaaaataaaaaattcttttatcgTTTTTGCAAATTTCGTAATTGGTGACGCTTTGGTGCAGCCTCCCTCACGCCCcaacatcaaaagaaaatcgaGATTTTATTATTCGACCGATAACGATATAATTATTGTGGTTGCGATTATTATTTGATTGCCCCCTCGGTTGAGTCGCTTACGTAGGTAAACCCGGGAGCTTGCAAAAATCtctgctttctttctttttttattattattttttttaaggtgcTGCGGAATCGGGAAGTGAGAGTTGAAGGTATCGGTCGAGGTGGGGCCCGCGCGGGGAAGGGGGAAATAATTGCTGGCGAGACGCGGCGAAACTGAGACGCGATCATGGGGGCGGGCGagaaaggagggggaggagggaaTTTCgatgctttttgtttttggttgggTGATTGTCGTTTTCATGGTGGGCATCGAATTGGACGATGATGAATCGATgatgtgcttttcttttctttatttatttctttttctcgtgTCTTTTCccctatatatatttttttattttttattttttgtttctatggGGGGCGTGTGATGACGTGGAACCCACTTCCGGTGGAGGAGGACttcggagaaaatattgggtaccctaACAGTGCCACGTCATTCGTGCTCTGAACCATTCATTGCGCGACACGTGTCCGGATGTCAGTCCACGTCGTCCACCTCTCCGTTTCAGAGGttctgtctctctcctctctcttctcacgaATAAATAGGGGCGGGCTCGGTTTGGCTCGGCTCGACTCGCTGCAGAAGAAAAGACAGGTCATGACTCCCGCCCAAAAGATTTTCTCTCCT
The window above is part of the Eucalyptus grandis isolate ANBG69807.140 chromosome 6, ASM1654582v1, whole genome shotgun sequence genome. Proteins encoded here:
- the LOC104447818 gene encoding uncharacterized protein LOC104447818; its protein translation is MEEDLLGFDFSKGTVTAMRLSSFWCVFFLVGAALTFLGLSSTGGVDFAGAGSLANRPRCRKLKEDWHIPSTHAKENTGKANLEDYGPVDPVPSSKASIRPGPIDHGTPLMPFIPKPSPPSPTENGG